Below is a genomic region from Dioscorea cayenensis subsp. rotundata cultivar TDr96_F1 chromosome 14, TDr96_F1_v2_PseudoChromosome.rev07_lg8_w22 25.fasta, whole genome shotgun sequence.
AATTAAGAGAAGGTAACTAAATTGTCCAAATTGTAGTAATGTTTGGAGGAGGGGCGAGCAAATTTAAAGTGTGGCTGAAGAAGGTCCAGACCTGCTCTGAAATTCGCAGTTGAAAAATAAGTGTTCAACAGATTCAAAGACTTTGTGGCAGAGCACACATATATCTGTAGCAATTTGGGGATCACTCATAATGTTTAAGTCATTGATATATCAAAcgttttttcttatttgattttttgtgttattttaaattcattgcTTTGTCTATactcaacaatttttttaagaaaactcacaattttttttttaaaatattacaaatataataaaaagtgcATCATATGTCCTGTTAATTGTCCATTTTTATGGGTCATTTTGATGAAACTgtaagattaattaaaaatctcatatcaattaattaaaaaaaaattaatatatggatttataacaattattatttaatgtagTGGTATGTTACTAGAATAGTGAATGATAGACTCAGAATTGAATTCTTGGGTTGACGGTATTGTTACACACTGTTCATATATTGTagcataatatataaaaaatgtacAAGACTGTATATTCACTATTTATGGGTCTCATGTGGGAGGATGTCGTTTTCCTCTCATCCAGAGTTACAGgggatttattaacttggtttggttcttgaaaaaaatattttctggGTGTGCACATAATAAGAATTTAATTGCCCCATATATTGTCTATCtaagttaataaatttctaagAGGTAGTTAAGACATCGTAATTAGTGCACTTCTATACTTATTTGTCCCTTGACATCTCATTGTGAGGCGGTGCTTGTCGGCTTtgtaaactaataataataataattattattattatatttatatttatatatttcattttattagttTAAGTTTTTGAATTAAGTTAGGCATAATATATTTAGTTAGAATAAATCAACACACATTCACATAAGAACAAAAAGACAGCGATGTGCATGGTACACCTCCATTTTCCATCATGCTCTCCGGTTCCACTAGTACTCTAACGCGCCCACAAATGTGAACTCAACGACTCCGTGACACCAACTTGTTCACTCTGAGTTTCATATGACTGGAGAACTTTCCAAGTGGGTAAGAAACCGAGTGGAACTATGAAAGTCTAAGATTCCTTCTCTAGCTAATTTACTAAACATTATGCACTtgtctatatataaaaaatatcatatattcaAGAGTCAAATCTCTTGACCCAAAGTTGGCCATGTTATATACATCCATCCATATATTATTCACTATCAACGTTGCTAAAATGTCAAAGCACAACTCAGACCAGTTCAATCTCACTTCATCCAAATCTCTATATAAACTGCTTCTCAACTCCAAATTCAAATCACAAACACAAAACAAGCAAGATCATCATCACTTGCTGAagaattcaattaaaatgaagCTTTTCTTCATCCTTCTCCTCTGCATTCCACTCATCACTGCTGATCTTCAAATTGGCTTCTACAACTCCTCATGCCCTCAAGCTGAGTCCATTGTCCTCTCCGTTGTCAAGAAACACTTCGCCGGTGACCGCTCCATTACCGCCGCCTTTCTTCGCATGCATTTCCATGATTGTTTTGTCAAGGTAATGACACactaacatatatacacacacacacacattttaCATTGCATGCATgggagatatatatatgtttggctTGCATTTAATATCATGTGCTTGCTTCAGGGTTGTGATGCTTCCATACTCATAGACtcgacgaagaagaagaagtccgAGAAGGCGGCAGGGCCAAACCTCACTGTCCGGGGGTTCAACATCATCGATGAAGTCAAGACTAGTCTTGAGGCTTCATGTCCATCAACAGTATCATGTGCTGATATAATAACTCTAGCGACCAGAGATGCGGTGGCTCTCGCCGGAGGACTCAACTACAGCGTGCAGACAGGGAGACGTGACGGTCTCATATCGAATGCAGCAGATGTCAACCTCCCCGGCCCTTCACTCTCCGTCAACCAAGCATTCCAGTTCTTTGCAGCCAAAGGCTTAACTCTTGATGACATGGTTGTTCTCTTAGGAGGGCACACTGTAGGTGTAGCACATTGTAGCTTCTTCAGGGATAGACTTGATAACTTTCAAGGAAGTGGAGTTCCAGACTCCACCATGGATCCTTCTCTCAGAGCTCAGCTGGTTAAAACATGTGGATCAAGGCCAAACAATGATCCTACTGCCTTCTTGGATCAGAATACATCTTTTTTGGTGGATAATCAGTATTATAAACAGATTCTTGGAAACAAAGGTGTGCTGCAAATTGATCAGGAACTGGCTTTGGATAGTTCCAGTTCTGGTATTGTTGCTGCTCTTGCTTCTGATGGGAATGGATTTATGAAGAAGTTTGCTGATGCATTGGTTAAACTTGGGAGAATTGAGGTTCTGGTTGGTGGTGCAGGAGAGATTAGGAAGAATTGCAGAGCTTTCAATGCACCATCTTTAACATCATCAAGGAAGCAACTTGGATGATTTCATTGTTactgttattatatttatatttattcattaatttgtCATTTTGTTGGTCTGAAGATTGAAGAATTAATGTGACATTGTACACAAAGATGTCAGTGGACATCAGGAAAATTCTTGTTataattgttaatttttaattttaaagattaATGATTCAAATGCATGTTTTTATACGTTTATACAATTATTTTATGTAAGAATTAATGtaaaaatcactttttttttaaaaccacattttattgaaaattaaagaaTAGATCCCTTaggtgtttttgttttcttttgtatttgccTGCTCCACTTCTAGTGGACTATGTTGTTCACTTGTTTCTGTTTTGGTTATATGGTTGTTTCAGACTTTTGTGATATGTGTCGCTGTTGCCATTGCTTGTTGTTACCTTGGCATGTAACTGCTTAAATTTTCTAATAAacatgatttatccactttgtcaaaaaaaataaaataaaataaagaatagatGGCATACAAACTTAGACTCAAGATAGGATATTGAgggggaatttttttttctttttaaaatgagtattttttgattaaaaattatataaataatgaacAAATTATCATTTTACCACCCTATTAAAATCTAACATGTGTTCCCGatcacaatagaaaaaatataataacatagGACAAGTGTCAGAATATAATAGGCTGGAACCAGTTTATTCCATGGTTCTAGAATTAGGGGAGATGAGTTCGTATAACTCTTGTCACTATATTACAGATTTTATTAGcttagttgtatttttttatttatttttgtttgttttttaacttGTTGATTTGGGCTAGTATTATTTCTGGTGGTTGCTctcaattttattataattttttattttatttgtgttttttttttgttatgtggttgttttatttttgctacttcttttaattaattagtagtTATAAACGAACAaatattcagtatttttttgtaattaaaaaaaaaacatttaaaatttatgtttgttaTCTTGTTCAACAatattgagaatttttttttgataaaatactGAGATTTTTGGTTGTGTAGAATAATTTAGAATATATATTagtcaaaaaataatttggaatATATTATAAACcagtaaaaaaaatcacaaaataatttaaagcattgaaaaggtaaaaaaaaaccaGAATACAATTgttctaaaaaataattatatcaaatttagatattttataatactaAAAACAGCTGGTAATTAAAATCCTGATGTCATACCCACAATGGTAAATATCAGTATTTAacgggtttatttgcaaaacttTGTTACCTAATTCAGAATAAAATTCCCGTTGTGATAGAATCATTGAAATTCACACTTCCCcctaaaaaattgatttttttctccatcccCTCTCCCCGAGAAGAAGAATTCGAAAGAGGAAAGAAATCCTTTAACTTTGAATTTTGATCAGTTCGCGGATCTTGTTAGCTCATCAAAATCACGCTTGTTTGTGCTTCTTCAGGTAtgcaatttctttctttgtttgttttgttatggTTTGTTCATCTCCTCTTCTGTTGAAATTTCGGTGTTTTTTTCCCCAGTATGGTGTTTCTTGATTGATTTTAGTACTGCATTATGGGAATTGACCtgatttatttgatttcatGATGTTCTTTTAGTGTTTCTTTAGATCCACTCGCATGACTTAGAATTCTTGATCTAGGGTTTATGGATCTGGTTAGTTTTGCATTTGCTGCAATAGTTGCTGTCTTTCTTGATTGATACTTATCtttacatttttttgttttgtttgcagTGTCGCGTGAAAAGTTTTCTGGAAATGGAAGAGTATGTctcttttgattattttttggattttcttcTATCGTTGATGTATTGGTGGGTTGTGATTCATGGGCTTCACTTGATCCAGGGACAATGCTCTAGAGCTTCTGCAAAGATACAGGCGTGATCGGCGTGTGCTTCTTAGTTTCATATTGTCTGGTAGTCTGGTGAAAAAAGTGATTTTGCCACCGGGTGCTGTTTCTTTGGAGGATGTTGATATTGATCAAGTCAGTATTGATTATGTTCTCAACTGTGTAAAAAAAGGTAACACAATGAGTTTGCTTTATAAATAATAGGGAGTTGTTTTTACTGCGATGTCAACTTAAAATATGTTTGCTGGTGTAGGTGAAATGCTTGATCTTTCGGAGGCCATTAGACTTTATCATGATAGCCTGGACTATCCTTCAATGGTAAAATGCTTTCTGTTTCGTGGTTAATGTTAATCTCATAGGCTAAATGTTGAAGGGGTATATGGCAATATGCCAACATTTGAACTCCTCGAGAATGTTTATTCTTATGTGCAATTCTTGAAGTTCAACCATTGTTCTTCATCATTGCCACCACCTAGGATATGATGTTTGTTAACATCAACTTGAAAAAATTATCTCACCAGGTAGCTTCTTACCGATTATTTTTGGTTCTGACACATCTTGGAGTCCTGTATTAGTGAGAGCGTTAAGTAGTAGGTGATCCACCTTATCTTGGATTCACTTTTTGCTTAGTTCTTCAGGTGATAAGCTGGTTACTACTTGAATTCCTTATTAATCACCCTCTTGGGCAACTCACTGGTTATGATATTGCTGATTCTCTTATTAGTTAGTGCATTATGTGAGGCTTTAAGGACCATGGCCTTGCTATTGGTCTTATTGAATAAGTGTATGTTGGAGGCCAAATTGCACTGGTGTTGACTAAACATGGCTTATGAGGGGATTTGTGAACTTCTTTCCACACTGAACCCGGAGCACTTTTAATGAGATGAGTGTGTGCCataaaaatgttgattttcCCATGTACTCCTACTTGAATACGTGTTTTCACTTCTAACATATATTGTAGAGGGTTTACATGTCATTCTGTATTGTCTTTCTCTGGGAAGGTCATTGCTGTGACTGAAAGTTGCCCTAGTAATAAAGGTCTTGGCCAGTGTTGCTGGACAATTCATGTTTTGATGATTCTCCTATTCATCATGCTCTTCGATCAGGTAcacatgaattttttatatataattcttctcAGTGCCTTGCTTGATATTTTGGGTTTGCATTAAGCATGGAATTTCAGCTTATTAGGCTCCATTGCCACAAGAAATGATGGGTTTTCCCTTATGAGCCTCATTACACCAGTCTCCTTTTGTCTTATTCTCTTTATCTGGATCATCTTGCATTGCAAATGCTGTTCTTCAGTATCCACTGTCTTCTCTTAGCTGTTATCTTCCATCTTCATGTGTCCACACCAATGCTTAAGCAGTGCTAGCTAGAAAGTTGTATAAAAGTAGAGATGATAGAAGATCAGAAAAATCCTACTGAGTTATCCCAAAGAGTCACAAGAACAGGAACTACAGATTGCTTTTCCAAacttacatttttttcattcagtgtaggattttcttttttacttatgGAGAGTAAGTACTATGTTAGATAACTTATGTCAAGCTCGAATTATTGCTATATTTTGGTTCTTATAAATTAGTTATGGATTACTAATAGTTTAATGGAAAGCATGAGATCCTAAAAATTACAGGCGGAAAAGAAAGTGGGAGTGTTTGACACCAGcagattttttattcttttggatGAGAATATGCTGATCAAGCAATCTCACATACTTTTTGGTTCATACCCTTTAAGGATTATAAAACATATTGAGACAtgtgaaattatttgtaatgttttatcTTGTTGTACTTATGATGTGAGTAATGGATTTCATCACAGATGTATCGGCGTACAAAAATGAATTTGTGCTTTGATTTATGCAACTAAATTGATTCTTGGTCTTCTCACTTATAATTCGATGATGGCCCAGTCTCTTGCATTGCATGTGAACTATTGCCTATTTTGTGCATAAGTTTGTGcttcatggatttttttttttattgtgcacAAAAACCATGAGAACCTGTTACCAATTTTGTCTGatacttttaagttatttgtTTATCAGAGTAATACAGGTCTCTGGGGAGACTTTTTTTTGGTGACAAGGCCTGAAACTTCAGGGTTGGCACCTTCTAGGGCACCACCACCTGTTCCGATTTCGACTATGTCACCCATTATATCTAATTTGTCTAGATCAGAGTCTCTGCACTCTCCACCTCATCAGGAATTAACTGTGGATGATATTGAAGATTTTGAGGATGAcgaggaagatgatgaagcaGTTAGTAGCTTGAG
It encodes:
- the LOC120276495 gene encoding peroxidase 44-like, translated to MKLFFILLLCIPLITADLQIGFYNSSCPQAESIVLSVVKKHFAGDRSITAAFLRMHFHDCFVKGCDASILIDSTKKKKSEKAAGPNLTVRGFNIIDEVKTSLEASCPSTVSCADIITLATRDAVALAGGLNYSVQTGRRDGLISNAADVNLPGPSLSVNQAFQFFAAKGLTLDDMVVLLGGHTVGVAHCSFFRDRLDNFQGSGVPDSTMDPSLRAQLVKTCGSRPNNDPTAFLDQNTSFLVDNQYYKQILGNKGVLQIDQELALDSSSSGIVAALASDGNGFMKKFADALVKLGRIEVLVGGAGEIRKNCRAFNAPSLTSSRKQLG